The uncultured Tolumonas sp. DNA window AGCCAGTACAAACTGGTTATAAAGCAGTTGATGCGATGATCCCAATCGGCCGTGGCCAGCGTGAGCTGATCATCGGTGACCGTCAGACTGGTAAAACCGCACTGGCGATCGACGCGATCATCAACCAGAAAGATTCCGGCATCAAATGTGTGTACGTAGCTATCGGCCAGAAAGCGTCAACCATTGCCAACGTGGTACGCAAACTGGAAGAGCACGGTGCACTGGCTAACACCATCGTGGTGGTAGCATCTGCTTCTGAATCCGCATCTCTGCAATACCTGGCTCCTTACTCTGGTTGTACCATGGGTGAGTATTTCCGTGACCGTGGTGAAGATGCACTGATCATTTATGACGATTTGTCTAAGCACGCTGTGGCTTACCGTCAGATCTCTCTGCTGCTGCGCCGTCCACCAGGACGTGAAGCTTACCCAGGCGACGTGTTCTATTTACACTCTCGTCTGCTGGAACGTGCTTCTCGCGTCAACACAGATTATGTAGAAGCGTTCACTAAAGGTGCGGTAAAAGGCCAAACTGGTTCATTGACGGCGCTGCCAATCATTGAAACTCAGGCTGGTGACGTATCTGCATTCGTTCCGACCAACGTAATTTCGATTACTGACGGTCAGATCTTCCTGACAACTCAGTTGTTCAACGCCGGTATTCGTCCTGCGGTTGACCCGGGTATTTCGGTATCCCGTGTGGGTGGTGCTGCTCAGACCAAGATCATCAAGAAACTGTCCGGTGGTATCCGTACCGCACTGGCACAGTATCGTGAACTGGCGGCATTCGCACAGTTCTCTTCTGATCTGGACGATGCAACCCGTAAACAGCTGAACCATGGTCAGAAAGTGACTGAGCTGATGAAGCAGAAACAGTACGCACCAATGAGTGTGGCCCAGCAAGCGCTGGTGCTGTTCGCTGCTGAGCGTGGCTATCTGGAAGATGTCGAACTGAACAAGATCGGCGACTTTGAAGCAGCGCTGCTCTCTTATGCCAACAATGAGCATGCTGATTTGATGGCTGAAGTGAATGCAAAAGCAGATTACAACGATGATATCGTTGCCCGTCTGTCTGCATTGATTGACAGCTTCAAAGCGACTCAGACCTGGTAATAACGCGGCTGCCGTAAGGCAGCCTCTGATGTGGAGAGTCAGCAATGGCCGGCGCAAAAGAGATACGCAATAAAATCGCCAGTGTGAAGAACACGCAAAAGATCACCGGTGCCATGGAGATGGTGGCTGCCAGCAAAATGCGTAAAGCGCAGGAACGCATGGCCTATAGCCGTCCCTATGCCGTGACCATGCGCAAGGTGATCGGTCATATCGCGTTGGGTAACTTGGAGTATAAACACTCCTACCTGATTGAACGTGAAGTGAAGCGGGTCGGTTACATCATCGTATCGACTGATCGTGGTCTGTGTGGTGGTCTGAACATTAACTTGTTCAAATCAGCGCTGGTATCGATGAAAGAATGGAAGGAGCAGGGCGTAGAAGTTTCTACTGCGCTGATTGGCTCAAAAGCGGCCAACTTCTTCGAACGCTTTGGTAGCAAAGCACTGGCACAGGTTTCCGGGATGGGCGATGCACCAAGCATCGGCGATCTGATCGGTTCTGTAAAAGTGATGCTGCAAGCTTACGACAACGGCGAGATCGATCGTTTGTATCTGGTTTACAACAAGTTTGTAAACACCATGGTGCAGACACCTACAGTCGATCAGATGCTGCCTTTGCCGAAGGCTGATGACCAAGCGCTGGCAAAACGCCACTGGGATTATCTGTATGAACCGGATCCCAAACATCTGTTGAATGAACTGTTGATCCGTTATGTCGAATCACAGGTTTATCAGGGTGTGGTGGAGAATTTAGCCAGTGAGCAGGCAGCCCGTATGGTGGCGATGAAAGCGGCTACCGATAACGCCGGCGATCTGATTGGTGATTTACAACTGGTGTATAACAAGGCGCGTCAGGCGTCGATTACCCAGGAACTCACCGAGATCGTTAGCGGTGCATCGGCAGTTTAAGGCAAAGGTTTCCAAGCTTTAGAGGATTTGACATGAGTAACGGTATCATTGTTCAAGTCATCGGTGCGGTTGTAGACGTACAGTTTCCGCAAGATGCGGTTCCAAAGGTTTATGACGCGCTGAAGATTGTGAGCGAAGGCCAGTCCAAAGGGCTGGTTATGGAAGTGCAACAACAAATCGGTGGTGGTGTTGTTCGTTGTATCGCGATGGGGACCTCTGATGGTCTGCGTCGTGGTGCCGAAGTGGTCAACACTGGTGAAGCGATCAAAGTACCGGTTGGTATGAAGACGCTGGGTCGTATCATGAACGTTCTGGGTGAACCAGTAGACGAACAAGGCCCAATCGGTGCAGATGACAACTGGGTTATTCACCGTGAAGCACCAAGCTACGAAGATCAATCCAGTACGACTGAACTGCTGGAAACCGGCATCAAGGTTATCGACCTGATTTGCCCGTTTGCCAAAGGCGGTAAAGTTGGTCTATTCGGTGGTGCCGGTGTAGGCAAAACCGTAAACATGATGGAATTGATCAACAACATCGCGAAAGCGCACTCCGGTCTGTCTGTATTTGCCGGTGTGGGTGAACGTACCCGTGAGGGTAATGACTTCTATTATGAAATGAAGGAGTCTAACGTTCTGGATAAAGTTGCGATGGTTTACGGCCAGATGAACGAGCCACCAGGAAACCGTCTGCGTGTTGCGTTGACTGGTTTGACCATGGCGGAAAAATTCCGTGATGAAGGCCGTGACGTTCTGTTGTTCATCGACAACATCTATCGTTACACCCTGGCTGGTACTGAAGTATCCGCACTGCTGGGTCGTATGCCATCTGCGGTAGGTTATCAGCCAACACTGGCGGAAGAGATGGGTGTTCTGCAAGAACGTATCACCTCAACCAAGACTGGTTCTATCACTTCTATCCAAGCGGTATACGTACCTGCGGACGACTTGACCGACCCGTCACCAGCGACCACGTTTGCGCATTTGGACTCAACAGTTACATTGAGCCGTCAGATCGCAGCACTGGGTATTTACCCGGCGGTTGACCCACTGGACTCTACCTCTCGTCAGCTGGATCCGCTGGTGGTTGGTCAGGAACATTACGAAACCGCGCGTGGCGTACAGACAGTTCTGCAGCGTTATAAAGAACTGAAAGACATCATCGCCATCCTGGGTATGGATGAATTGTCAGAAGATGACAAGCTGGTGGTAGCGCGTGCAACGTAAGATTGAACGTTTCCTGTCGCAGCCATTTAACGTAGCGGAAGTATTTACCGGTTCACCAGGTAAATACGTGACTCTGAAAGAGACAATCCGTGGCTTTAAAGGCATTCTGGACGGCGAATACGACGATCTGCCAGAACAGGCGTTCTACATGGTTGGCTCCATCGACGAAGTGGTCGAGAAAGCTAAGAAACTGTAATTCAGGCAGGAGGCTCTATGGCTGAGATTACCTTCCACCTGGACGTGGTCAGTGCCGAAGGCATGCTGTTTTCCGGTCGTGTCGAATCCGTTCAGGTTTCTGGCGCGGAAGGTGAGCTGGGGATCCGTCACGGTCATGCGCCGTTACTGACCTCCATCAAACCGGGTCTGGTGCGTCTGGTTAAATTGCATGGCGCCGAAGAGGTCATGTACATCTCCGGCGGTATGCTGGAAGTACAACCGGAAGCTGCGACTGTGTTGGCTGACACGGTGATCCGTGCTGCTGATTTGGATGAAGCGAAAGCGCAGGCTGCAAAACGGGCTGCCGAGGAGAAAATCCACGGTCACCCGGGCGATGTGGACTATGCGACCGCGATCACCGAGCTGGCAAAAGCGGTGGCGCAATTACGCGTCATTGAGATCACACGTAAACGCTTCTGATTTACGGTTAAAAAAAGAAAAGCCAGAAGAGCGATCTTCTGGCTTTGTTGTTTCTGCTTACTGCAAAATTAAAACTTCATGGTCGCCATGATCCAGGCTTTATCGGTATCAGTCGCTACTTGATTGGCATTGTAATGTGCGTATTTCACCATGCTGGTCAGATAGTTGGTGATGGGATAAGCCACCGCAAAATCCACTTCGTTACCATAATCCTGCCCATTTTCATCTGATTTAAACGAGTGCCAGGTCAGGCTGGTGGTAGTATGGAAGCGTTTGGTTGCCAGATCGATATAAGTATCACGAATACCATTGGCGGGGGGTGGTCAGGAATTTATCGGCAAAACCCTGAAATTTATGCAGCGTGGCTAATGGGGTGGTAAAGCCTTTTTTCCCCGCATCAGAGCCTAAGACTTCATAACCCGGCGTCAGTGTGAAACCATGCCAGGAGGCCGCGAGTTCAGCCAGATAATAACGAGCAGAATAATCCGTTGGATTATCACCCGCATCGGTTTGGGTGGCATAGGCCAGATGTGGTTTGAGGAACGGCAGTAATGTTCCGTTGTATTCTACGCCATAGGTGTTGCTGCTATTACTGACGGGATCATTGTAATCAAGCAGATAGGCAAACGCGGAGACGGTTTGATTTCCGGTGACCTTATAGTCGGTGCGGAACAGATGGAAATTGCCGTCCAGTTGACCATTTGGGCTATCAGGGCCAAATACCGTGTTGATGCGCCAACTATAGGCATAATCCATCGACAGGGCGCTATTGGGTGTGACGACCAGATGAGCGGCATCAAAGGTTTGCTCGAGTTGACGCCAGGCAACGCTACCCACGAAACGTTCATTACCATGCACAATCCGTTGACGACCCAGCATGGTATTCCATGTATCCGCGCTATAACTTAACGCCGCTTGATTAACGACCGTGGCTTCTGGATCTGCCACGGTAGGATAGGACGTTAATCCATTCACGGTGCTGTTATAGCGCTCGGCGCCAATGACGCTGACATTATCGACTTCCACCAGCCCTTTATAACCATTCACAACACCACTGTTCCAAGTCAGGCGCGATTTAAGGGTTGAGGCATTGGCCGGGTTTGCGGTTTTATCCTGATCGACATATTCATAGCGATAACGCAGTTGTACCGCGGTGCTCCCCCATTTTACTGCTGAAGCGATGCCATCCGGTAAACTCTGTGCTTGAGCCGTCCCTTGCCATGCCAATACCACGCCGAGGGCAATTAAACTTTTTTTCATTTTAGTACTCCGTTACATACAAAAAAAAAAGCCCACGGCTACCGGAGTAGTCGTGGGCATCATTGCCATAATCTTGAAGCAGTACTAAAAATGCAAAATAGATGCCTGTTTTTATTTTATTGATTTTTAAGTGTTAATTTTGAGTATCTCTTTTCGGTTGATGTGTTTAGGAACCCGATTACGGAGCATTGCACCAAAAATAGTCCGAAGATAATTATCTGCGGCCAAATTGAGCGATCATGGTGGGCATTTGATTGAGGCTAAAGATCTGTTCGGCCGCACCCAGTTTGATGGCCTCTTTGGGCATACCAAACACCACGCTGGAGGCTTCGTCCTGCGCAATAGTATTTGCCCCGGCCTGACGCATGCTGAGCAAGCCGCGTGCGCCATCATCGCCCATACCGGTCAGGATCATGCCCAGTGCGTTGCGACCCACAGCTTTTGCGACCGAACGAAACAACACGTCCACTGAGGGTTTGTGGCGATTCACCGGCGGGGCATCAAACACCTCGGTACAGTAAAAAGCGCCGTTGCGGACAACTTGCGTGTGATAGCCGCCGGGGGCGATCAAGGCACAACCTTGTAGTACCCGATCACCGTTTTTAGCTTCGCGCACTTCGATGGCACATAATCCATTTAGACGCTCGGCAAAAGCGGCGGTAAATTTTTCCGGCATATGCTGCACGATGACGATGCCCGGTACATCCTGTGGAAGTTGGGTCAGGATATTTTCCAAGGCAATGGTGCCGCCGGTGGAGGTGCCGATAGCTACCACGCGATCGGTGGTTCTGGTCAGGTTGTGGGTCGTTTGGATCGGAGTCACCATCGTGACCGGTGCAGTTTTTATTGGTGGCCGAACTGTGGTGGTTTTGGCCTGACTGGCTTCGCGGATAGCGCGGATCAAATCATTAGCAATCGATTGTAAATGCTGACGCACACCAAGCGTGGCTTTGGTAAAGACGGCCACGGCTCCGGCACTAAAGGCTTCCAGTGTTAATGCCGTACCTTTTTCTGTGAGGGAGGAGCAAATGACCACGGGAGTCGGGTGCTGCGCCATAATTTGTTTTAAAAAGGTAATGCCATCCATTTTCGGCATTTCGACATCTAACAAGATGACATCCGGCCACTGTTTTTGCATTTTGGCCATGGCAGCAATGGGATCCGGCGCGGTGGCCAGTAAGGTCATATCGGGTTGGCTGGCGATGACTTCCGTCATGAATTGGCGGACTAAAGCGGAATCATCGACCACCAGGATCTGAATTGATTTATTCATTCCATCTCTTTATCTTGCGGTAAACTGGCTTTTTCCAGTAACGAAACACGAAACCGACCGTTTATGCCGTCGATATGTAAGCGTCGGTGTTGCGTGCCGCCAATATCTTCTTTGCTGACACTGCATTTCATGACTTGTTCCACCACATGACGCATATAGCCAACATTACGGGCGCCCACCGAGTTTTTATAATCATCCTGAGCATAGATGGTGGTGCTGCCGCCAAATAAGGCCAGTTTGTATTCACTGATCAGCGTTTTATGGCGATAAATATCCGCCAGAACACACTGCAACACGACATCGCCATACCGGGTATCTTTGAGTAGCATGTCGCTTGGGCGTTCGGGCAACACGACATGACTGGCCATTAATAAGCGTTTTTCCGGGTGCCAAGCGCATAATGACACACATGAGCCGAGCAAGGTGATCAGGTCGCCATCCAGTTGACCAAAAAAATAGCCTCCTGGATTTAGATAAAGTGGCGGTTTATTCATACCGTTTTCCTATACACCGCTGGCGCATAGGCTGTGACGGGTAAATTAATGCCTTGTAGCCCTTCCGAATGGCCGACAAATAACAACCCACCGGGTTTTAATTGCGCGAGGATGCGTTCCAGAATTTGTTGTTTCGTTGCTGGATCGAAATAAATCAGCATGTTACGAAGAAATATAATATCGAAACTGCCTAATGTTGGTGGCAAAGGCACATTGAGATTCAGGCATTCAAAACGAGTGTGTTGCCGTAATTCTGAGCCGATACGAAACAGACCGTCCATATCACCCACACCCTTCAGGCAATAACGGTTCAGCCATTCTGTCGGTAAGTTTTCCGTGCGTTGTAAGGGATAAACGGCCTGTTTGGCTTTATCCAACGCCTGACGGCAAAGGTCGGAACCCATGATTTCCCAATGAGTGCCTTTTTCTAACCCTTCATTCAAGATCATAGCTAAGGAATAAACCTCCTCGCCACTGGAACAGGCTGCACTCCACAAGCGTAACGGACGGCGAGGGTGTTGCTTTAGTAATTTTAACAACAAATCGAAGTGCGGTTTTTCACGGAAAAAGAAGGTTTCGTTGGTGGTGAGCAGATCGACCGCAATCCGACGTTCTTCCTGGTGTTGTGGGTTTTTTAACAAGGACACGTAGTCAGAAAAGGTGTCTAACTGCAGTATGCGCAAGCGTTTCATTAAGCGCCCGGAAACCAAAGCGCGCTTATGGACCGCCATTTGTATGCCGGAAATATCCGCCATCAGATGGCGGATAATATTAAAATCGTGATCGTTTAAACTGGGTAACTTCTGTTCCA harbors:
- the atpA gene encoding F0F1 ATP synthase subunit alpha, translated to MQLNSTEIAELIKKRIAQFNVVTEARNEGTIVSVSDGIIRIHGLADVMQGEMIELPGNCYGLALNLERDSVGAIVMGPYTDLAEGQKVTGTGRILEVPVGRGLLGRVVNTLGQPIDGKGPIENDGFAPVEVIAPGVIERQSVSQPVQTGYKAVDAMIPIGRGQRELIIGDRQTGKTALAIDAIINQKDSGIKCVYVAIGQKASTIANVVRKLEEHGALANTIVVVASASESASLQYLAPYSGCTMGEYFRDRGEDALIIYDDLSKHAVAYRQISLLLRRPPGREAYPGDVFYLHSRLLERASRVNTDYVEAFTKGAVKGQTGSLTALPIIETQAGDVSAFVPTNVISITDGQIFLTTQLFNAGIRPAVDPGISVSRVGGAAQTKIIKKLSGGIRTALAQYRELAAFAQFSSDLDDATRKQLNHGQKVTELMKQKQYAPMSVAQQALVLFAAERGYLEDVELNKIGDFEAALLSYANNEHADLMAEVNAKADYNDDIVARLSALIDSFKATQTW
- a CDS encoding protein-glutamate O-methyltransferase CheR; protein product: MEQKLPSLNDHDFNIIRHLMADISGIQMAVHKRALVSGRLMKRLRILQLDTFSDYVSLLKNPQHQEERRIAVDLLTTNETFFFREKPHFDLLLKLLKQHPRRPLRLWSAACSSGEEVYSLAMILNEGLEKGTHWEIMGSDLCRQALDKAKQAVYPLQRTENLPTEWLNRYCLKGVGDMDGLFRIGSELRQHTRFECLNLNVPLPPTLGSFDIIFLRNMLIYFDPATKQQILERILAQLKPGGLLFVGHSEGLQGINLPVTAYAPAVYRKTV
- a CDS encoding F0F1 ATP synthase subunit epsilon, yielding MAEITFHLDVVSAEGMLFSGRVESVQVSGAEGELGIRHGHAPLLTSIKPGLVRLVKLHGAEEVMYISGGMLEVQPEAATVLADTVIRAADLDEAKAQAAKRAAEEKIHGHPGDVDYATAITELAKAVAQLRVIEITRKRF
- a CDS encoding chemotaxis protein CheD gives rise to the protein MNKPPLYLNPGGYFFGQLDGDLITLLGSCVSLCAWHPEKRLLMASHVVLPERPSDMLLKDTRYGDVVLQCVLADIYRHKTLISEYKLALFGGSTTIYAQDDYKNSVGARNVGYMRHVVEQVMKCSVSKEDIGGTQHRRLHIDGINGRFRVSLLEKASLPQDKEME
- the atpG gene encoding F0F1 ATP synthase subunit gamma; this encodes MAGAKEIRNKIASVKNTQKITGAMEMVAASKMRKAQERMAYSRPYAVTMRKVIGHIALGNLEYKHSYLIEREVKRVGYIIVSTDRGLCGGLNINLFKSALVSMKEWKEQGVEVSTALIGSKAANFFERFGSKALAQVSGMGDAPSIGDLIGSVKVMLQAYDNGEIDRLYLVYNKFVNTMVQTPTVDQMLPLPKADDQALAKRHWDYLYEPDPKHLLNELLIRYVESQVYQGVVENLASEQAARMVAMKAATDNAGDLIGDLQLVYNKARQASITQELTEIVSGASAV
- a CDS encoding chemotaxis response regulator protein-glutamate methylesterase — translated: MNKSIQILVVDDSALVRQFMTEVIASQPDMTLLATAPDPIAAMAKMQKQWPDVILLDVEMPKMDGITFLKQIMAQHPTPVVICSSLTEKGTALTLEAFSAGAVAVFTKATLGVRQHLQSIANDLIRAIREASQAKTTTVRPPIKTAPVTMVTPIQTTHNLTRTTDRVVAIGTSTGGTIALENILTQLPQDVPGIVIVQHMPEKFTAAFAERLNGLCAIEVREAKNGDRVLQGCALIAPGGYHTQVVRNGAFYCTEVFDAPPVNRHKPSVDVLFRSVAKAVGRNALGMILTGMGDDGARGLLSMRQAGANTIAQDEASSVVFGMPKEAIKLGAAEQIFSLNQMPTMIAQFGRR